In Cynocephalus volans isolate mCynVol1 chromosome 16, mCynVol1.pri, whole genome shotgun sequence, the following proteins share a genomic window:
- the IFNK gene encoding LOW QUALITY PROTEIN: interferon kappa (The sequence of the model RefSeq protein was modified relative to this genomic sequence to represent the inferred CDS: substituted 2 bases at 2 genomic stop codons): MSTKPDMIQKCLWRVFLVVLFITSILPLDCNLLTVHLRGVTWQNLRLLSSMNNSFPTECLKENKAFGLPQEILSYTEPGKKDIKETFYEMSILAFNIFSQHTFKSTWEXIHLKQIQTGLYQQVEYLEQCLKEEENENKNMKEIKEEEMKHSGARVPQQSNLELRRYFNRIVNFLKGKEYSHCAWEILQMELKXCFYYFWKFTALLRRK; the protein is encoded by the coding sequence ATGAGCACCAAGCCTGACATGATTCAAAAGTGTTTGTGGCGTGTGTTCCTTGTGGTTCTGTTCATCACCAGCATCCTACCTCTGGACTGTAACTTACTGACTGTTCACCTGAGGGGAGTCACCTGGCAAAATCTGAGACTTCTGAGCAGTATGAACAACTCATTTCCTACagaatgtttaaaagaaaacaaagcttttGGGTTACCCCAAGAGATCCTATCATACACCGAGCCTGGGAAAAAGGACATCAAGGAGACCTTCtatgaaatgtccatactagccTTCAACATCTTCAGTCAACACACCTTCAAATCCACTTGGGAATAAATACACCTGAAACAAATCCAAACAGGACTTTATCAGCAAGTGGAGTACCTGGAACAATGCTTGAAGGAagaggagaatgaaaataaaaacatgaaggaaatCAAAGAGGAAGAGATGAAACACTCAGGAGCTAGAGTCCCTCAGCAGAGCAACCTAGAACTGAGGAGGTATTTCAACAGGATAGTCAATTTCCTGAAAGGAAAGGAGTACAGTCACTGTGCCTGGGAGATCCTCCAAATGGAACTCAAATGATGTTTCTACTACTTTTGGAAATTCACAGCACTACTTAGGAGGAAATAA